Proteins from a genomic interval of Kribbella aluminosa:
- a CDS encoding phosphotransferase family protein, with protein MPPDSKARTEHARVDKACRTAGIDAGEVELLSLGDSGTFRVGHELVARVTRSAAQQATAHREVAIARWLERAGLPAVTAAADPVDDGDYTVTFWHHLPDLRSATAAEIATYLLRLHALTPPDDLALQGVQPFVSISDRVDAADIPEGDKLFLRRRLSELTDRWNDVVFELPATTIHGDPHPDNVLATPDGTVLILDLERFSYGPPEWDLTLMASEYDSFRWITTDDYRDYAGTYGYDVLKAPAYETLRDIRELRMTTWLANKADQHAETRAEALHRIACLRGDHGPRPWTWDGG; from the coding sequence ATGCCGCCGGACTCCAAAGCCCGGACCGAACACGCCCGGGTCGACAAGGCCTGCCGTACTGCGGGCATTGATGCCGGGGAGGTCGAGTTACTCAGCCTCGGCGACAGCGGCACCTTCCGGGTCGGTCACGAACTTGTCGCCCGCGTGACGCGCTCGGCCGCCCAGCAGGCCACCGCGCACCGTGAAGTCGCGATCGCCAGATGGCTGGAGCGCGCAGGGTTGCCCGCCGTCACCGCAGCGGCAGATCCTGTCGACGACGGGGATTACACCGTGACGTTCTGGCACCACCTCCCTGACCTGCGATCGGCGACCGCGGCCGAGATCGCCACCTACCTCCTCCGCCTCCACGCCCTGACGCCACCAGACGACCTCGCCCTGCAGGGCGTGCAGCCCTTTGTGAGCATCTCCGACCGCGTCGACGCCGCAGACATCCCAGAAGGCGACAAGCTGTTTCTGCGCCGGCGGCTGTCCGAACTGACCGACCGATGGAACGACGTGGTCTTCGAACTGCCGGCCACGACCATCCACGGCGACCCGCATCCCGACAACGTGCTCGCCACCCCGGACGGCACCGTACTCATTCTCGACCTCGAGCGATTCTCGTACGGACCACCCGAATGGGACCTCACGCTGATGGCCAGCGAGTACGACTCCTTTCGCTGGATCACCACCGATGACTACCGGGACTACGCCGGCACCTACGGGTACGACGTACTCAAGGCCCCTGCCTACGAAACACTTCGCGACATCCGCGAACTGCGCATGACCACCTGGCTCGCGAACAAGGCCGACCAGCACGCCGAGACCAGAGCCGAGGCGCTTCACCGAATCGCGTGTCTGCGCGGTGATCACGGCCCCAGACCATGGACCTGGGACGGCGGATGA
- the murC gene encoding UDP-N-acetylmuramate--L-alanine ligase: MSAVGEQFDESKLWTGRRVHFVGIGGCGMSGLALVAAQLGATVSGSDTKRSIFFDSLHDTGLIELHLGHDTGNLPAAGEIVYSSAIRSDNVERAAANERGLTELHRSALLAQLTRMNRTIAVAGAHGKTTTAALLAYVLDQAGLQPTYIVGGLLRKPALHARAGAGRLLVIEADESDRSLLDYAVNIALITNVDLDHVGDAGGYESKDDVADVLARFAKGADLTVGSQQAADELGERLPELVTAVPARTANPTAFVLDDETYDLSLPGWHNAENAALVVRVARELGCSPEAIREALATFPGLARRFELRGHTTNGAKVFDDYAHHPTEVAAVLQAARSVTTGRVIAVFQPHLFSRTQQFTTEFAQSLTLADVTYLEPIYPAREDPAAWDHVSSLDIATALPGSGFHYATDRSALATDLATHTESGDAIVLVGAGDITLLAEQIVTG; this comes from the coding sequence GTGTCCGCAGTTGGTGAGCAGTTCGACGAGTCCAAGCTCTGGACCGGTCGCCGGGTCCATTTCGTCGGGATCGGCGGCTGTGGCATGAGCGGTCTCGCGCTCGTCGCCGCCCAGCTCGGAGCGACCGTCTCTGGATCGGACACGAAGCGGTCAATCTTCTTCGACTCCCTTCATGACACCGGGCTGATCGAACTCCACCTCGGCCACGACACGGGCAACCTCCCCGCAGCTGGCGAGATCGTCTACTCCAGCGCCATCCGCTCCGACAACGTAGAGCGCGCCGCTGCCAATGAGCGTGGACTGACCGAGCTCCACCGCTCCGCGCTCCTGGCACAGCTGACCCGGATGAACCGCACCATTGCTGTCGCCGGAGCGCACGGGAAGACAACCACTGCCGCGCTGCTGGCTTACGTGTTGGACCAGGCGGGTCTTCAGCCCACCTACATCGTCGGTGGTCTGCTGCGGAAACCGGCCCTTCACGCCCGCGCCGGCGCCGGTCGGCTGTTGGTTATCGAGGCAGATGAGTCCGACCGCAGCCTGCTGGACTACGCAGTCAACATCGCACTCATCACCAACGTCGATCTGGATCACGTCGGTGACGCAGGCGGCTACGAAAGCAAGGACGACGTCGCCGACGTCCTTGCCCGATTCGCCAAGGGCGCCGATCTCACCGTCGGATCCCAGCAGGCCGCCGACGAACTCGGCGAACGACTGCCCGAACTGGTCACCGCGGTCCCAGCCAGGACCGCCAACCCCACCGCGTTCGTCCTTGACGATGAAACCTACGACCTCAGCCTTCCGGGCTGGCACAACGCCGAGAACGCTGCCCTCGTCGTCCGCGTAGCCCGCGAACTCGGCTGCAGCCCCGAGGCGATCCGAGAGGCGCTCGCAACCTTCCCCGGCCTTGCACGGCGATTCGAGCTGCGCGGTCACACTACAAACGGCGCCAAGGTGTTCGACGACTATGCACACCACCCGACCGAGGTGGCAGCGGTCCTGCAAGCCGCCCGCTCCGTCACCACCGGTCGCGTCATCGCCGTCTTCCAGCCACACCTCTTCTCCCGCACCCAGCAGTTCACCACCGAGTTCGCCCAGTCACTCACCCTCGCCGACGTGACCTACCTCGAACCCATCTATCCGGCACGAGAAGATCCCGCAGCCTGGGACCACGTGTCCAGCCTCGACATCGCCACGGCCCTGCCTGGCTCGGGATTCCACTACGCCACCGATCGCAGCGCACTGGCCACCGATCTGGCCACCCACACAGAATCCGGTGACGCCATCGTGCTCGTCGGCGCCGGAGACATCACCCTCCTCGCCGAGCAAATCGTCACGGGCTAA
- a CDS encoding phosphocholine cytidylyltransferase family protein, with protein sequence MEAIILAAGRGSRLGATTEDLPKSMVELGGRTLFDRTVTQLRAHGIDRVTVVTGYRADRLPTQDLNVVHNDWWQTTGIAYSLLQAVPHLTGPVIVAYSDIVFEPRVLQALISHDHDGIAIAVNTDWQRLWQHRMDNVLADAESLRRTPDWRITEIGQPAATVDDIQGQFMGLIRIDRSAQEQFFNLYRDALRAEPLDVAPSPGLWDMTTWLNRWLTAGGHIAGVPVHGGWLEVDTTSDLDTYTRLHATGELTSLCRLG encoded by the coding sequence ATGGAAGCGATCATCCTGGCCGCGGGACGCGGTTCCCGCCTTGGTGCGACCACCGAGGACCTCCCGAAATCGATGGTCGAGCTCGGCGGCCGGACCCTGTTCGACCGGACCGTCACCCAGTTACGTGCCCATGGCATCGACCGAGTGACCGTTGTGACGGGCTACCGCGCGGACCGGCTGCCCACACAGGACCTGAACGTTGTCCACAACGACTGGTGGCAGACCACTGGGATCGCCTACAGCCTCCTGCAGGCCGTACCGCATCTCACCGGCCCTGTCATCGTCGCCTACAGCGACATCGTGTTCGAACCGAGGGTCCTGCAGGCGCTCATCTCCCACGACCACGACGGGATCGCCATCGCGGTCAACACTGACTGGCAACGGCTGTGGCAACACCGCATGGACAACGTTCTGGCCGATGCCGAATCACTGCGCCGGACCCCAGACTGGCGAATCACCGAAATCGGCCAACCCGCGGCCACGGTCGACGACATCCAGGGCCAGTTCATGGGCCTCATCAGGATCGACCGATCCGCACAAGAGCAGTTCTTCAACCTCTACCGCGATGCCCTACGTGCCGAACCCCTCGACGTAGCGCCTTCGCCCGGTCTGTGGGATATGACCACCTGGCTGAACAGATGGCTCACCGCTGGCGGGCACATCGCAGGGGTCCCAGTTCACGGAGGCTGGCTTGAGGTCGACACCACCAGCGACCTCGACACCTACACCCGCCTGCACGCCACCGGGGAGCTGACCTCACTGTGCCGACTCGGCTGA
- a CDS encoding serine hydrolase domain-containing protein, translating into MFSTDRVEDLLEAGHSNRAFPGAVWSVGDVNNTIGGGVVGVLDPDQPDQPMRPDTVFDVASLTKVLAVWASIGALVTAGDLRLDQRLAPFWPEVEGHPLGQVTAHQLLTHTAGLPLRANLKSLYGTDPAVVRAGVLAEALQRPPGEAVEYTDRAALILGYLVEYLSGQPLDRFVTERLWGPLGMASIQFGPLPVDVAVRCAPTEFDTEAGVRIKATPHDYSARLLGVCGIAGVFSVADDLGRFLQYMLSSDAPANNGFGREWVTQSLSIQTGDLDASRGFFWQPAPGAALDEDVWVHYGFTGTAMWISPRLGKWATLLTNKLFYTRDREPLMGIRDQFREIVFG; encoded by the coding sequence ATGTTCAGCACTGACCGCGTCGAGGACCTTCTCGAGGCTGGCCATAGCAACCGTGCCTTTCCAGGCGCGGTCTGGAGCGTCGGTGACGTGAATAACACAATCGGCGGGGGAGTGGTCGGCGTACTGGATCCGGATCAGCCTGATCAGCCGATGCGGCCAGACACGGTTTTCGATGTCGCCAGCCTGACCAAGGTTCTCGCAGTGTGGGCATCGATCGGTGCCCTGGTCACCGCGGGAGACCTGCGGCTCGACCAGCGCCTCGCCCCATTCTGGCCCGAGGTCGAAGGACACCCGCTGGGACAGGTGACCGCCCACCAGCTCCTGACCCACACGGCAGGGCTCCCGCTGCGAGCCAACCTGAAAAGTCTGTACGGTACCGATCCCGCGGTGGTCAGGGCGGGCGTACTGGCTGAGGCACTGCAGCGGCCGCCAGGCGAAGCGGTCGAGTACACGGACCGGGCTGCGCTGATTCTTGGGTACCTGGTCGAGTACTTGTCGGGTCAGCCGCTGGACCGCTTCGTGACGGAGCGGCTCTGGGGGCCGCTTGGGATGGCTTCCATACAGTTCGGGCCTCTCCCGGTCGACGTCGCGGTGCGCTGCGCCCCGACGGAGTTTGACACCGAGGCCGGCGTGCGGATCAAGGCCACGCCTCACGACTACTCCGCGCGCCTCCTCGGCGTGTGCGGAATCGCCGGCGTCTTCTCAGTCGCCGATGATCTCGGCAGATTCCTGCAATACATGCTGAGCAGTGATGCGCCAGCCAACAATGGTTTCGGCCGGGAGTGGGTGACCCAGTCCCTCTCGATTCAGACCGGGGATCTCGATGCCTCTCGGGGGTTCTTTTGGCAGCCAGCACCCGGGGCTGCCCTCGATGAGGATGTTTGGGTGCACTACGGGTTTACTGGGACAGCGATGTGGATCTCGCCGAGGCTCGGCAAGTGGGCCACCCTCCTGACCAACAAGCTGTTCTATACGCGGGATCGCGAGCCGCTGATGGGGATCCGTGATCAGTTCCGCGAGATCGTGTTCGGCTGA
- a CDS encoding helix-turn-helix domain-containing protein, with the protein MAGGSEPNQKLIAARRRLGITQAELADRLLSRLGEDARLDANYLSKLERGRHTWPKPPYRKALREEFGVGTDAELGFYCSRSVPEEDSADVDRRTFFSLTPAVATLSISGPVADFLAQAEPAARAPRSVGRADVDLIAQSTQTFTSWDHRVGGELSVQAVAGQLRWAAGLLEAKNIQPQVRDDLHSAVGHLAQVAAWMSVDVGAHDSAERYFRFGLHCAEQARNTSLRAVVLADMSRQIFHLGRPQDALSLAELAQVRADQLPAPERAMLGVVRARALAQLGRGADTRAAITQAEDDFGRRDSTPVPPWMEFFDGAELAGDAGHALFDLTAAGANPQPALDQLGYASSQHTDDYARSRAFCQLKIATLWMRTDPSVAVAHARTAVTAAESLRSGRIRSYLRELHGATTPHTKNSDVAELRRGISRLTQLSA; encoded by the coding sequence ATGGCTGGTGGGAGTGAACCCAACCAGAAGCTGATAGCTGCCCGTCGACGACTGGGCATCACCCAGGCGGAACTCGCTGATCGGCTGCTGTCCCGGCTGGGTGAAGATGCTCGCCTCGACGCAAATTACCTGTCGAAGCTTGAGCGAGGAAGACACACTTGGCCCAAGCCCCCATACCGCAAGGCGCTGCGGGAAGAGTTTGGAGTCGGCACCGACGCGGAACTGGGCTTCTACTGCAGTCGCTCCGTCCCTGAGGAGGATTCCGCCGACGTGGATCGCCGCACTTTCTTCTCCCTCACACCCGCTGTCGCCACGCTGTCCATCAGCGGCCCGGTAGCTGACTTCCTGGCCCAGGCCGAACCGGCCGCTCGGGCGCCGAGGTCTGTTGGCCGCGCCGATGTCGACCTGATCGCTCAGAGCACCCAGACCTTCACCAGCTGGGACCACCGCGTCGGCGGCGAACTGTCAGTCCAAGCCGTCGCCGGACAGCTTCGCTGGGCAGCCGGCCTGCTGGAAGCAAAAAACATTCAGCCACAAGTCCGCGACGACCTCCACAGTGCAGTCGGCCACCTTGCCCAGGTCGCCGCCTGGATGTCGGTCGACGTCGGCGCCCACGACTCGGCCGAACGGTACTTCCGGTTCGGCCTGCACTGCGCCGAGCAGGCCCGCAACACCAGTCTCCGCGCGGTTGTCCTGGCTGACATGTCTCGCCAGATCTTCCACCTAGGCCGACCACAAGATGCCCTCAGCCTGGCGGAGCTCGCACAAGTCCGTGCCGACCAGCTACCTGCGCCCGAGCGTGCGATGCTCGGCGTCGTTCGGGCCCGCGCGCTGGCCCAGCTCGGCCGAGGAGCCGATACCCGCGCAGCGATCACCCAGGCCGAGGACGACTTCGGGCGGCGCGACTCCACCCCCGTGCCGCCATGGATGGAGTTCTTCGACGGCGCCGAGCTCGCAGGCGATGCCGGACACGCCCTGTTCGACCTGACCGCTGCCGGCGCCAACCCACAGCCGGCACTGGACCAGCTCGGCTACGCCAGCAGCCAGCACACCGACGACTACGCCCGATCCCGGGCATTCTGCCAGCTGAAGATCGCCACCTTGTGGATGCGAACCGACCCCAGCGTGGCCGTCGCCCACGCCCGAACAGCAGTCACCGCGGCCGAGTCATTGCGGTCGGGACGGATCCGCAGCTACCTGCGAGAGCTTCACGGCGCAACCACTCCGCACACGAAGAACAGTGACGTCGCCGAACTGCGGCGCGGTATTAGCCGACTGACTCAGCTGTCCGCCTGA
- a CDS encoding HIT family protein, with protein sequence MTCQCPFCSRLTEPTDLPRSGSAAVIADAYPRSRGHLLVVPLEHTADYFEIPADVKAEMWTLVDSARSYLQGEFQPDGWTVRINIGDVAGQTVGHAHIHVVPRYEP encoded by the coding sequence ATGACCTGCCAGTGCCCGTTCTGCTCGAGGCTGACCGAACCAACCGACCTGCCACGTTCAGGCTCCGCAGCGGTGATCGCCGACGCCTATCCCAGAAGCCGGGGCCACCTGCTGGTCGTCCCGCTCGAACACACCGCCGACTACTTCGAGATCCCTGCAGATGTCAAAGCTGAGATGTGGACGTTGGTAGACTCCGCCCGGTCCTATCTGCAAGGCGAATTTCAGCCGGACGGATGGACAGTCAGGATCAACATCGGGGATGTCGCCGGCCAGACCGTCGGCCACGCTCACATTCACGTGGTTCCGCGGTACGAACCATAG
- a CDS encoding glutamate ligase domain-containing protein, whose protein sequence is MPTRLTSRAKVHFSGVAGKGIAPAASLALQSGYEVTGDDLVDNHRTELLRAHGATIVAGSNQIPDQADAVVASTTVELPRPAGTAPGPTAPGRQPIRLQRLEFVQHVFERFGKDQVAVIGSVGKSSAAAITTAVFAPTTPSCYIGADVDDTLCGARLGTGPWAITEACEYQDAYLALSPKIAMILNIAPNHEDHFGPGTEGFAVSLRVFLTEVVESLDHIVISASAAAELAKYTLGTAFLKHHGSGVSTQVIGSPGEAYWQFSVENATPEVTRFALSHTGATTGRDVFEVPLAGNHAATAAAMAVVAARCAGMSDSDIRAGLATARLPQRRMTRVHSEPGLSVYDDNARLPVQLESLLEALRQRHPRQLITAVISPWGRRNRRDLQSWATAAAQADFVYILPVAGASTLCGGAEHPAAAVDLVDLIHAQGGSAQAVSNPDEIVAPALSSAAPQVYVTAGYDSSHHVFVQIHRRLQTTASRQCPPQHHAGSR, encoded by the coding sequence GTGCCGACTCGGCTGACCTCCCGCGCCAAGGTCCACTTCAGTGGCGTAGCAGGCAAAGGTATCGCCCCGGCCGCATCGCTCGCCCTCCAATCCGGGTACGAGGTGACCGGGGACGACCTCGTGGACAACCACCGAACCGAACTCCTGCGCGCCCACGGCGCCACGATAGTGGCCGGTAGCAACCAGATCCCCGACCAGGCCGACGCCGTCGTGGCCTCCACCACCGTCGAACTCCCCAGACCGGCTGGCACTGCCCCCGGACCGACCGCCCCAGGCAGACAACCCATCCGGCTGCAACGGCTAGAGTTCGTGCAGCACGTCTTCGAACGCTTCGGCAAAGACCAAGTCGCCGTGATCGGATCGGTCGGAAAATCCAGTGCGGCCGCCATCACCACTGCGGTGTTCGCCCCCACCACGCCGTCCTGCTATATCGGTGCCGACGTCGACGACACACTGTGCGGCGCTCGGCTCGGCACGGGACCCTGGGCCATCACCGAAGCCTGCGAGTACCAAGACGCCTACCTGGCGCTTTCGCCGAAGATCGCAATGATCCTCAATATCGCCCCGAACCACGAAGACCATTTCGGGCCCGGCACCGAAGGGTTCGCCGTCTCGCTGAGAGTCTTCCTGACGGAAGTGGTCGAGAGCCTCGATCACATCGTCATCAGTGCCAGCGCCGCGGCGGAGCTGGCCAAGTACACACTGGGCACTGCGTTCTTGAAACACCACGGGTCAGGGGTCTCCACGCAGGTCATCGGTTCGCCAGGGGAGGCCTACTGGCAGTTCAGCGTCGAGAACGCGACCCCGGAGGTCACACGATTCGCTCTGTCCCACACCGGTGCGACGACCGGCCGAGATGTCTTCGAAGTGCCACTGGCCGGCAACCATGCTGCGACTGCGGCCGCGATGGCGGTGGTCGCGGCCCGCTGCGCCGGGATGAGCGACAGCGACATCCGGGCCGGCCTTGCCACCGCCAGGCTGCCGCAGCGGCGCATGACCAGAGTCCACTCCGAGCCCGGACTATCGGTGTACGACGACAACGCCCGCCTGCCGGTCCAGCTGGAAAGCCTCCTCGAGGCGCTACGCCAGCGTCATCCCCGACAACTCATTACCGCGGTGATCTCGCCGTGGGGCCGACGTAACCGGCGCGACCTCCAGTCCTGGGCGACCGCCGCCGCGCAAGCAGACTTCGTCTACATCTTGCCGGTAGCCGGCGCCTCGACCCTCTGCGGCGGCGCGGAGCATCCCGCGGCCGCGGTTGACCTCGTCGACTTGATCCACGCACAAGGCGGCTCCGCACAAGCAGTGAGCAATCCCGACGAGATCGTCGCGCCAGCCCTGAGCTCTGCTGCGCCACAGGTATACGTCACCGCCGGGTACGACTCCAGCCACCACGTCTTTGTGCAGATCCACCGTCGCCTGCAGACCACCGCCTCCAGGCAGTGCCCTCCACAGCATCACGCAGGTTCCAGATGA
- a CDS encoding gamma-glutamyl-gamma-aminobutyrate hydrolase family protein (Members of this family of hydrolases with an active site Cys residue belong to MEROPS family C26.) encodes MNPRYVAITQRVTTVPHRGETGDYLDQRWIQRLAEQQLAVLPLPNHPPTIRHLLQLVPIRMLILSGGNNLATLPDASDTYPHRDEAELVAIELAAAQQIPVLGVCRGAQLLAARLGAHLVRRSGHAGTQHSVRTMPVAAPMPWTWPARFEVTSHHDWVITKRSLPAGIKVLAEADDGTVEAFTHPTERQWGLMWHPEREPAGGYADRVLQHLAGGQ; translated from the coding sequence GTGAACCCACGCTACGTCGCGATCACCCAACGGGTGACCACCGTGCCGCACCGCGGCGAGACCGGCGACTACCTCGACCAACGCTGGATCCAGCGACTGGCCGAGCAGCAACTGGCCGTCCTGCCGCTACCGAACCATCCACCGACAATCCGGCACCTCCTCCAGCTGGTGCCGATCCGGATGCTGATCCTGTCCGGCGGGAACAACCTGGCGACCCTGCCTGACGCATCCGACACATACCCGCACCGTGACGAAGCCGAACTCGTCGCGATCGAACTCGCCGCGGCCCAGCAGATCCCAGTACTGGGGGTGTGCCGCGGAGCGCAACTACTCGCCGCCCGACTCGGGGCGCACCTCGTCCGTCGTTCTGGTCACGCCGGCACCCAGCACAGCGTCCGCACGATGCCGGTCGCCGCACCGATGCCCTGGACCTGGCCAGCGAGGTTCGAGGTCACCTCCCACCACGACTGGGTCATTACCAAACGTTCACTTCCGGCCGGGATCAAGGTCCTGGCCGAGGCCGACGACGGAACCGTCGAGGCCTTCACTCACCCAACCGAAAGGCAGTGGGGACTGATGTGGCACCCCGAACGAGAACCTGCCGGCGGCTACGCCGACCGGGTCCTTCAACACCTCGCTGGAGGACAGTGA